atcagaaataattatttttaaagtacaatttaGAATTACAATTttaacaatatacaaaaattttacaGTTCAGATTTTGCCACGATAATGATTATACATatttgataaatacatttttacctCTCGTAATAGCAATGAAGATTATACAAATGTTATTaaacaattatgaaaataaatctaACTTTCATTTAAATATCTGATATTTCCTTTGGGTTCTTCCAGAAtgatttattcttattctttatcTTGATTTTTTGGGAAGTCAAGGAGATACCCATGTTTTTAAATCTAGGATGACCATTCCTGCCCTTTTCATTCTAACATGTAATTCTACAATCCAGAAATAGGTTGCTAAAGCTATGTTTTAATATAGTGTGAATGCACAAAAGATAGATAATGAGTAAAACTACAGGTGAACTAATTTCTTATAATATAGTTGGTTAGTTtgatataagtttaaaaaaagaaaagctagctACATTTTTTCTGGTCCCTTACTCCACCAACACCAGCTTGGGCTTTTCATCAAATAAAGAGGTTgttctatttgtgtttttaaatgcattaatttaCACACGTGACATATAGCTATTCGAAGTATATGTATCATAATATATGTGGCAACCATATGGTTTCTATATGAACATATGAATGATGGTTTAATTAAGCAGTTCTTTCTTGCTCATTTATTTCTCTAATCCAAATAGTATGCATCCTCCAAAGTATAGTCATTCAGTGAAAGAAGTACCAAGTATTTCTTTCTGTTAATGAGTCAGAGGTACTAATATATGTAATGTGAGTCCCCCAGTTCCCCTGTGCAAGTCAAATCCTTTTATATGCAATTAGAATATCCTAAGATAAATTAGAAACTCCTCTTACGTATCTTTTCCTCTGAGGTAAAATAAGACACTGCACAGATGAGAGGTACTATTCTATTGGTCAACAATCAACCTTTCActcaattttaatattatttaattctatggaaaaaaaacaaattttattacattcctttttaaaacGGGGAAAAACTGTACAAGTAAGCATGATCAAACCTCTGTTAGAGCTGGTTAAtactgattttttattattgcctCGAAGTCTCTCTAGTAGTGTCCAAGTAATTATCTTTAAGGTCCATGTGAAGGAAAATAGCACTGGAGAGGCAAGAAAGAGCTGGGGTAAAAGCTTCAGAGGATTTGTAGGGAGATGGAACttgctgtttaaaaaattatgttgagCTCTGCAGCATCTCCATTTCTTAACATACAATCCAAACCCATCACTGGGATAGTTTTACCCATGTTGTAAAGGCTCATATTATATGCAGTTTGGGGGCTATTATAAATTCAGGAAGTAAAGGAATATAAAGAGTGGACAGTATTGAAGGCTTAGAGTAGGGCTACCAGAGACTCAATACTGCTAAATAAGTCCCCAGACAAAAATATCCAGCCCACCCCATCCCAAATCCTatgtgtaaaaaaagaaaatgcatagcCAAAGCATTAAAGAAAAGCATGTAGCCTTGAATAAACCATACACTGAACAGtctagaaacaaaggaaaaaaccaaacaacataCATATGCACTAAAAGGCCTAAGAAGAATCTATTCACCTTATGTCTTTAGGTGAGTATCTCTACCCCAGTGGAGTCTAGTTATGACACAACAACATCtgctttttaaagtcaaaaaCTGTTTCCCATCATGTTCCATTTTCTAGAATCTATCCTTTTTGATTAGTTGAtgtaaacaaaaagcaaaacacatacacatgcacacgtgcacacatatatatactccctcgtaaaatgtgaaaaatgcaaatatataatgCTGGCATTAGAAATCACTCCAGCTTTATACTGAAGAACTTTTAGGCCCTTGATCTGAcccccaaaaatatttttccttgttcttattctttaaatgcccaactaccaaaagaaaaaaggaaaaaataaaaggctttaaaTGTACATGTTTCAAGTCAGTGTCGTGTTAACAAAAAAGGGTAGCATTTTCTTCACTTTGGCCATTGTTAAAGATGCAGGCATAGAGCAGGGAATGTTAGACTagcatgtatttaaaaaaaaaaaaaaagcaacattaaCAGAGCATATCTTTCAAAAAAGACTAAATACTAACAAATACAAGTCAATGCACATATTTTAAACTCGTGTAATTTTATCTACATTGagtaaatgttattttgtatACCAGACATTGCAATACTGTTCATTTGCCTTTCATCATGCAAGCATGCTAATTTTGTCATTAAAAGGCTTTTATTGGATTATATTCTTTGTACCCCCACCCAAATTAAAGGAAAAGGGATgacaaaacacaaaattcagaTTCCCAATAAAAGAGCCTCTTGAGATTTCATAAACCACAAACTAAAGCTGCTAGTTAATAGGGAAATGTCAGAATTTTTAgatttgtatatgtatttgtatgaTTTAAGCAGACGATTTCCTCACCCCTTACAAATCTTGCAATACAATATGAAGTTATGCTACTTGGACTATTTGTatcataacaatttttttttgtacaaaaacaaaagtgagaGACCACGAAACATTTTTATGTTGCTCATGGCCTGAGAGCATAGAAACTTTTTAGTACTTTAAAAGGGAACTATGAGAGCCTGACATTTTCTATATCCCACCCTCTTCTGCCTCTCTATCTGTAGGCTTTATAAATGAAAGCAACATCTTACTAGCAAAGATCTCATCTATCTTCTCCTTCTCTCCAACTAATCCTACTAATTCATCTTCCTGAGCATCCTCCATGAACAGCATTGCaagttggttaaaaaaaaaaaaaaaaaaaagaagaaagaaaagaaaactaaagtaaGAAAGTTTTACAGAGTTTGTTGGTTAATTACCGGTGGAATCATTCCACCAGGAGTTTGATCTCATTGGCTAGCAGCTGGTTCATGTTGAACAGGCCCCCTGGGAGCTTGGTGAGCAGCTCTCGCTCGGTGCTTTCAGGGTCACTGTCGACAGAGCTGGAACTTGCGCTCATGTTGTCGACAGCAGTGCTGGCTGGGGGACCCAGCTCTGGCTCACTAGTCTCACTGGCTGTGGACACCACGGAGAGCAGGGACATACGCCGGGTGAGCCGGCCAGAGGGCAGAAGGGAGGCGGCATAGTCCGCTATGATACCAGCTACATCTAGATTACAAGCCTTATCAAAGGCGATGAAACCTACATTTGCATTGGCCTCGCAGACACAGAAGGAGCCGTCATCTTTCATCAATAGGTCAATGCCACACACATCCATCCCCAGGATATTAGACACCTGGATAGCTAGCTGCTTTCCTTGTTCACTCAAGGAGCACATCATCCCCACACCACCTGgcaaaagagaaacaagagagaAAGTTACCAAACTGATAAACTTTTGGAGCTTATTTAAAGTTGGCCTCTAAGGCTAACCTTCTCTTCTAAATTAGCAGTGAAAACAAAGGTGTTAATCTAGTGTAAAACTATTAAATGATTTCAGCAAAACTGAAATGTGAAGCCCATAAGTAgggatttgcctattttgttcaCCGCTATATACAAAATAGTGctataagccgggcatggtggcgcatgcctgtagtcccagctacttgagaggctgaggcagaaggattgcttgagcccaggagttccaggttgctttgagttaggctgacgccttggcactctagcctgggcaacagagtgagactctgtttccccCCCGCCctccaaaaaattaattaaattacaaaaagaaaaaaaaaagagaaattagatgTTCTTTGCAAAAGAAGCTAGAAtgagatttaataaaaacaaaaagtgaaatgaataattagaaaattaaaaaaaacccaaagctaaTCTGTTAATACTAAGAATGATAATAAAGACAGACTTGGAAAGGAGATAAAAAGCAGCATATGAAAATACCTCATGACTCCTTTTTGGCAAAAAAAATGTGATACTTATAACAAATGGATGATTTCCAAGCAAATGATAAATTTCCAAAACTGACCCAAGAAGATGTGGCAAACTTTAACAGGCCAATTATCACAGAAGGGATTGGGAAAGTGATAAAAGAGCTACTACAAAAGGAACCAGTACCAGATGGGTTCACAGCTGAGTTTTATTTAGCTATCCTTTATTCCAATGTGACTTCTAGGAAAAGACTATAAGTTTGCcaatacattaaataaaaccaGCATAAACTTAATATCAAATGTGataaaggagttttttttttttttttgagacagagtctcgctttcttgcctaggctagagtgagtgccgtggcatcagcctagcgcacagcaacctcaaactcctgggctcaagcgatcctcctgcctcagcctcccgagtagctgggactacaggcatgagccaccatgcccggctgatttttatatatatatattagttggccaattaatttctttctatttttatggtagagacggggtctcgctcaggctggttttgaactcctgaccttgagcaatccgcccgcctcggcctcccagagtgctaggattacagggtgagccactgcgcccggcctataaaggagtttttaaaaaatattatgggcTAGCTAAGAGCTatggttcaagcctgtaatcccagcattttggtaggccaaggtgggaggactgcttgaggtcaggagttctaggccagcctgGTCCATAGTgacacctcatctctacaaaaatttttaaaaattaggatgtggtggcgtgcctatagtcccagctacttgggaggctgaagtggaaggactgttttgagcccagatgtttgaggtggcagtgaactatgataacaccactgtatTCAAGCCCTGGCAACACAGAGAGACATTGCAAGTTGAAATGCACAATGGtcctttttggaaaatattctggTTACatctattaaaactaaaaatacatatattttgatcCAGTAATACCTACACTGAGACTCATCAGGACAAAAGCACCAGTATGCAAAAAAGTATATtcacaagaatatttataggattATTGCTCATAATagtaaaagctgaaaataaattataaatcaataagggCATGGATGTAAGGAGcggttaagaaaaaaagaggaaagtaggccgggcgcggtggctcacgcctgtaatcctagctctctgggaggccgaggcgggcggattgctcgaggtcaggagttcgaaactagcctgagcaagagcgagaccccgtctctactataaatagaaagaaattaattggccaactaatatatatacaaaaaattagccgggcatggtggtgcatgcctgtagtcccagctacttgggaggctgaggcaggaggatcacttgagcccaggagtttgaggttgctgtgagctaggctgacgccacggcactcactctagcctgggcaacaaagcgagactctgtctcaaaaaaaaaaaaaaaaaaaaaaagaggaaagtatGAAAGAATTGCATTTAAATAACACTTTAGGACTGTGTGGCATAAAGCtacttttttaaagttaacaacaacaacaaaaaaatcacagaaataaagcAGTACAGTCATCCTTTGGTATCCACAGATATTTGTTCCATTATCctccacagataccaaaatccatggatgctcaagtcctttacataaaatggtatttttttatgtatagtgtttgtatataccctAAAAAGACCCAGCCATATACTTGAAACCATctttaaattacttataatatttaatacaatatgAATGCTACAAGAATAGttgctatactgtattgtttagggaataatagcaaagaaaaaagactgtacatgttcagtaccaATGTAACTACCCATTTTCTTCCCTAAGTATTTCTGAtctatggttggttgaatccacaaatgtagaacccatggatatggagggctgactgtatttgcaaaaaaaaaaaaaaaaaaattgcttaaaagGTGGGGATAACCACAGTTGTCTAACATGTAGTTGAATGTCTGTCAGGCGTCTGTTTATATAATTTCACATATCTAAAATCATATTACTGTTAATAAACAGAAGAGAATGAGACACAGAGTCTAACAGTTTAAAAAGGTTAAATTCATGACATTCATTTGAAAAACTAGATGGTGCCTGCACAGCTTCCATCTAAATCTTTCTAATTTTGGAGGCAACTTTGGCATTCCGATGTAAAGATTTCCATGTAAATCTTTCCAATTTTGGAGTATGCAAGAAGTAGCAACATGGGGTAGATAACAGGTCAATACTGGAGCTAAATAGTCTAGATTTGCATTCTGGTTATACCATATAGTATCTACTACCTTAAGCAAGTTAGTTGACTGTTCtgtgtcttggtttcctcatatgTTAAATTAAGGGTAATAACAGTATCTGCTCTACAGAAAGACTGTGTGGATGAAAGAATACACAGAAAGCATTTAATACAGTACAAGCATGAAAGAGATGTTAATTGCTATTTTTGTTAATAACAAATATAGGAGAATACACATCAGTTAAAAAAAGGCTCCCTAAGAACAGGATAATGAGGGCATTCAATTTTAAGGAATAAGATAGAGCAGCTCTTGCTCTATCAGATATGTAGGCATAATGCTAGAAGAATGAAGACTGATATTCAGATAGGAAAAGATGGGTACAAAAGACTAGACGACCCCAACACAGACTAATGCATAAATGGAAATTCAATACATTACAAACCAATGATAAACAGACTATTCAATGAGTAGTGCCGGTACAACCAGTTATTCatttcaacaaaagaaaacaggatcTCTATCATCACACTAAACAACAAAATCAATTTCAGGTAGACAGTTACTTGTAAGAGCCTGGAGTTCATGGAGGAAGCCTAAACTGGAgctagaaatttgaaaataataagtgtATAAGTGGTATTGCTGACAAGATTACTAAAACACTGATataaacagagaagagaaaaaacccAAAGACTAAGTTCTGATGTACTtcataaaatacatgtttaagtAAACCAAAATTGGCAATCTTGTTTGGACCAATGGCTAAAATGGGTGAAGACGTAGCTTAACAAATTCcaattatatacaaaataagtATATCAACAAAGAAGGACTCTCTAAGTCTAGTCAGAAATCTTGTACATGTGAATCTAGTTACAAATTGAGCCTGGGTGAAGCAAATTTATTTGATTCCGTGAACTCCAATTCCATTATAAGGAAAACTGAgaactatatttattatattgacGGTATATCTATAAATCATATTtacataagaaaaagataatacgTTTTTCAACTTACATATATGAATGCTCACTGGACAAGTAATTTACTACTTTATATGCTGAAAGACATCTGCATTGTTTTTACCTAGTGAGCAGTTGCTTTGCATCCTCCCATCTGTTGAACAACGTAACATGGTGCCAACCACACGGCCTCCCACAACAATGACACGTACGTCCCGTCCATGAGACTCTTTAACATACTTCTGGAACAGGTAAGGAGCTTCGTGGCGAATAAGGTGGCTTAGATCAGCCAAATGGTGCTTATCTCGGGCTAAGAAAACA
This Microcebus murinus isolate Inina chromosome 10, M.murinus_Inina_mat1.0, whole genome shotgun sequence DNA region includes the following protein-coding sequences:
- the RIMKLB gene encoding beta-citrylglutamate synthase B isoform X1 yields the protein MCSSVAAKLWFLTDRRIREDYPQKEILRALKAKCCEEELDFRAVVMDEVVLTIEQGNLGLRINGELITAYPQVVVVRVPTPWVQSDSDITVLRHLEKMGCRLMNRPQAILNCVNKFWTFQELAGHGVPLPDTFSYGGHENFAKMIDEAEVLEFPMVVKNTRGHRGKAVFLARDKHHLADLSHLIRHEAPYLFQKYVKESHGRDVRVIVVGGRVVGTMLRCSTDGRMQSNCSLGGVGMMCSLSEQGKQLAIQVSNILGMDVCGIDLLMKDDGSFCVCEANANVGFIAFDKACNLDVAGIIADYAASLLPSGRLTRRMSLLSVVSTASETSEPELGPPASTAVDNMSASSSSVDSDPESTERELLTKLPGGLFNMNQLLANEIKLLVE
- the RIMKLB gene encoding beta-citrylglutamate synthase B isoform X2, which encodes MCSSVAAKLWFLTDRRIREDYPQKEILRALKAKCCEEELDFRAVVMDEVVLTIEQGNLGGHENFAKMIDEAEVLEFPMVVKNTRGHRGKAVFLARDKHHLADLSHLIRHEAPYLFQKYVKESHGRDVRVIVVGGRVVGTMLRCSTDGRMQSNCSLGGVGMMCSLSEQGKQLAIQVSNILGMDVCGIDLLMKDDGSFCVCEANANVGFIAFDKACNLDVAGIIADYAASLLPSGRLTRRMSLLSVVSTASETSEPELGPPASTAVDNMSASSSSVDSDPESTERELLTKLPGGLFNMNQLLANEIKLLVE